From Amaranthus tricolor cultivar Red isolate AtriRed21 chromosome 4, ASM2621246v1, whole genome shotgun sequence:
TCTTTCTAATTGTTTGAAGTAGGGTCATATATGAGTTATTTTTTCAATagtgatttcttttttttttccttctctaaATTAAGATTTGATTAACGTAAATTGTTATTTGAGATGATTACGATAAAATGTTGCCTTACGATGAAATGCGTTTTATGGATGGATTGATAACATCTAATGCATATGATTAGGATATGAGTTCTTTGTTTGTGATTGGCTTATCGAAAGATGATCTCTCATAAAAATGTTTCTTTAATTAAAAAGGGTGGGTTTTGTCCAAATAAATTTGGACGATTTGGAAATAATATGGTGATTAAGGAATTTGATTTGGTGGTTAGAGTAGTAAGGTTATTTAGAATTAAAGTGATATTTCGAAGCGTAAAAATTGTGAGgtcatttataaaaatataaatgacaTGAGTTTATTGAaacgaattaaaataaaaaaaatatgatggaATCACCTAACAAAGAGAATGGgtgttttttaaattaatttttgatttaaaattgtaatttatggtaattttataaaaagtttaGTAGTATtgtatatacttttataatgtGGCCGTTTTTTTATAATATGCTAGCATGTTTCGtgaatgatttttatattgacTTTTTGGTTGACGTttgatttttggctttttatGGTTGGTTGAATAGCccaaaaaaatttagttttgGCTTTATAAGCTACTGAAAAACTGATTTttaaaccaaaacacaaaaattataaactcATTTGGTAAAATAAGATGGCTactaaaaatcattttttttattaatttttaatatatttttatcaaataaaaactACAATCAACGATtaatttttttaccaaaatCTCTGTAAGAAAGAATTATCATCACTAAGCAGTTAGCATTATATTCCTACTATAATTCAAGTTAAACATTTCCAACTTTTACAATCTAACGTGCAAACTAGTCCTGAGTGACACCTTAACAAATACCAGTAATGATTATTAGTGATAAAGCAATTACTCCCTCtgtcataaaaattaataatttatttatctattttcaataaatttatttaaatttattcataGAATTCTTTCTTTTTCCTTAATGATATTTATACTTTTTACTACTCCTCTATTTCAATGATTTTATCTCATTTCATTTAAGCACGTTTGTcaagatatatattaaagtcttaatatttttaatgatgcataactaaaaattataaaaaattaatattgataatCTTTGCGTTGAGACAAATCAAagaagatcccacttgactatattttaactcatagattaaaaataaaatacaatttaagagtgaaccgtgaatagtgtcaaaaaactaAATAGAATAAAGTCACCGAAAGGGATagagtattatttttcattttttcttgtGCTTTTCCATTTATACGTAAGActatttaatttcttaataaaagGGAGTGTAGCACCCATCGCAGAAGATCATCGGTAACTATTCAAagaagatcccacttgactatattttaacttatagattatgAATAAAGTACAATTTAAGAGTGAAccataaatagtgtcaaaaaactaAATAGGATAAAGTCACTGAAATGGATAGAGtattattcttcattttttctTGTGCTTTTCCATTTATACGTGAGActatttaatttcttaataagaGAGAGTATAGCACCCATCGCGGAAGATTATCAGTAACTATTCTCTGGAGGTTATCAAGTTACCTATCTTAAAATTGCTCCTTATAAAACATATTTAACTGTTAAATTCATACctcactaaaataaaatacagtTTGTAAATATGAATAATCTATTAATTTTTGAAAAGCTCAACCTAGTTTATACTCGTAGTTTAGAGTGTACTCCTAGCAAAGTCATGAAGACAGTCCAAAAACACACATGGAATGTTGTGTACTATTtctatcatcatcatatcaCTCCTCAACTAATCCAAGTAATCCTTGATTGCCAATTTTCCACTTTAGCTATCAttattctttgattttttttgacaaGTCCGATCTCATAGTCATCAAACAGTTATCCTCAGAgtcaaaattcaaaagaaaatgtaataaaaataatataacgtAAAAGACAAAGAGAAATGCACAGAATTAAATAAACTCCTAAATAAAGAGAAATTAATTGTAACATTTTTCGCACAACATGTTATAATTagttgtaagtattttagaatagaaatattataattatataaattactcctaattaatttgaattatgTTAAAAATAGAGCGTCTTAGAATTGGAGTTTAATTTTTGATCACATGGGATGTGGTAACATataaagttattttattttactttgattttaattttcatgtggaatttttttaGGCTTTATAGATGAGGTTTTCAAATACTTATTTCGgagatatgttttttttagtttatgcacattatatttattattaccaTATTTTAATTAGGTAGAAATTAAACTTTGTTACAGAAAGGATAAAAGAAGTATTTAACCTAAAATTTTGTTAACATTCCATAGTAAAAATTGAGTTAGTTTTAAGTAAGatcaaatatattttgtttatgaggggatttaaatcaaaataaaaaagaaattgaagtaactttttttgaaaaaaaaaacatgtttttattaatttttcatacaATGGACcgattaggggtgttcaatggatTGAATAAGGGTCGGGCCGGGCTAGGCTTAAGTAAATATGAGCTTCATATGGGATGGGCTTTGAAAGTCGAGTCCGATTCGATCcgtttttattacttaaaattattataatcccCATTGGTtaattcaaattataatttataataattaatttgtataAACGTTAATACTTAATAGTTCCTCTTggtattatcatttataataattaaattacaatCAATTATGCTATTTAAAAGGGCTTAATAAGAGTCGGAAACGAGTCCTTTTATAGTCcgctttattttaattatagtagaaTTCATTTTTAATCCGACCCATTTTCATTTACAAAATCCTTCAAAAAACGAATCGATTGACTTAAAATACGGGCTTCCCTAGGCCCGGCATAATGCAGGTTGCTCCACGCCCAAAATACTCCTACGAACCCGTTAAACCAACTTGCAAAACGGGTTGTCCATCACAGCAAATCGGACTAACCCAGTGAAAACACTGCCCAATTCCCATCGATTATTGATTTTGGGTTTTCCAGACAAAGAAGGTTTGAGAAGAAGAACGACAATGGCGACTTTTCTGCAAAAAACTGGTCTCAGGTTAACTCATCTTCGCCGATCTGCAGTTCTTTCGACAAGGTCATTTTCTTCTGAAGCTGATTCATTGGTCGAAGTTCGTCCTGGTGAGATTGGCATAGTTTCTGGCATCCCCGATGAACATCTTAGCCGACGAGTATGTTTTTCTTCGCTATTCATCCTTCAATtaaacttttttcttttcaaatttgtAACTGATCAAACTTATGTAGAGATATTTGCCGTTTTTTTGAAGAAACTGTTCGTAGCTCGCCACTTTTGTTGGTAAAAGAAATAAATTGCGCATAgtgataattataattaaagaaaaatagtttTAGAGTGTCAGAAGAATGTTTTAGGTTTTCATTTGTGGTTCTCAGATCGTTGTTCCTCATTATTTGATACTTATTGATGTTAAAATTTTTCTCATATTTTGAAAGAGGTTTCAGTTAGCTGTTAATGAATAGTTCATTCTTTTTGATTGTGGAGCTGAAGTTTTCGAGCTCTATTGTCGATTGAGAAAGTTTTTTGCCCTCTATATTTTGTAATACTTGCAGAAATGCTGTACTTTGTTTGGTATTTGTTAAATACTAAGCACACTAGGTTCTAAAGTTTCAATCTTTATCCCAAAAACACCCAAGACCAATGGTAGAGCTGTTCTATGCAATGAAACAAACAAGTTCAATAAACTAGCAATGAAAAGCAATAAGAAACAATGCAATAAATAaaagacacaagatttacgaGGCCCACACAATGTGGGCTACGTCCTCGGTGGtggttagcttgcttgtattatGTGAAGAATCAATGGAGTTCTCAACAACTCATACAATAGAGTATTACACTTGGagaacaagaaaagaaaaagagaagggttTTGTATTTGGCTAGGGTTAGAATCCACTCAGGGATGTGTGTGGGGACTTCTATTTATATTAGAAGTCATGTACAAGTGCTGGGACAAAAGTCCATAATGATGCAATCCCGTATAACTTATCTCGCAAGAAAACAGGGGACACGGCTGAacctcgctcgaccggtcgagcaaaaCAAAGGGGGTCGAGCGGCTGTCCAGAAAATTTCTGGATTGGTCGAGCCttgtggctcgggtcgagcaacTTTGATGTTGGTCGAGCGGCTCATCAAATGCCTCCCTCATcatcatacacacacatacacacatccaCACACCATCAAACTCCATTGGTGCactcaaagtcacaccaaaACTCCAATAATTTGTTATCATGGAGAAACAGGTGCCTTTTTGGGGAGAGATTATTGATGATTAATAAGTTTGTTTGAGATAGGTTACCTGCAGGTTGTTGCAGATTTTAATGTGCTACTAACTGATCGATGTTTCTTTTATGGAAGATTCCATGGTCGTTGGTCACAAAGAGTAGCTTGCTTAGTTGGTTCTAGGGGATCTGAAGGATGTAACATTGCCTTTTCAATTACAAAAGAGTGTTTTTAGTTGACCCCTGGTTGTAAATACTGTTTTCTGTTTCTCATATTAGTTTCTCTTCTATGAAGGATATAATTACTGAGTACAACATATTGATGAAATTTGTGTTTAGTGTAGTGGTAGTGACTAGAGAGGTAGGGTTCTTTTACTTGCTTAGATATTTGCTTTAATGACTCAAATGAGAGGTTACAGGTTTTATAGGTGTGTTCAGAGCTTCATGTTATCTGATTTACTCCTCTGACTGTAGCTGTTGGTTTTTTGTTGTCGTTTCTTGTTGTTGAACTGAATTTTCTCCGCGCTTGGAATTCCAAGCTCAAGTATAAAATCACTTGCAATAATGCTGGTGAGTGGTGATGTATCATGACTTCATCACCAGTGATGGTGCAACTTAACTAAAGTTGCTTATTGCAAGTCGCCATTTTTAATTGCCCAACTGCTTGCTTCTCCTAGCATAAGTTAGAAAGAAAAGGCATTTCTTTATGGTTTGTCATTGTTGGCCCGCTGTTGGCAAAACCAAAATTGATATACaatatttaatctttaattgTGTTCGAATTTAATAAATGACTTTTGTTGTTCTTTTCCGGTAAGATTTCTAGCATCTGCTTTTCATCtactattctaatatttctaaaaTGTAGTTCAATACTTAACAATAGACTTGGTTGTCTTTCTTTGTGTTTAAATGATAGATCTGACTAGCAAGTGTTCTCACCTTTTGACATGTTTGAAGACCTTTTCTTGAATACGCACAAAGGTGACCTTTATTTGCCATGTTGCCTAAGTCTTTCATGTATTAGAGAATGATATTAACTTGGTTTATATGTCATATGGAATTTTGCATGCAAAATAGTTCGTAAGTCACAACAAATTTTGATTGGGAAGCTACATGTAATAGAGATGTTTTGTGCCTTACAAGGTGAACTGTGAACATGATGAAACCATATTTTATGTATTTGTAAGTGGCGTTTTTCTTCTCATGTGGGAGCTTTTTGTAAGCACAAATAATTTCTACGTTTATGGACTTCTTTCTTAATTCTGTTCTATATATGTGCCAAAGATTTCTagttatgtgtttttggcttaTTCCAGATTATAGAAAAATGGCTAATTGAAGCATGCTCGTTTCttattaatgtaaaatttagaTGGTGTGTATTTTTTACAATTAAGGGTTTATCGAAAACAATCTTTGTTATTATGAGTGTAAAGTTGCTTACATTTGATTCTGTAAGCCCGTCTAGCCGGGCGTCCTCTAGTGGAATCTGGAGATGCCATGTTTTCTGTGTGTATTTACTTGTTTTCATATTCAAATGTGAATACTTCTTCTTGTGAGTTTTTTTAGGTGTTTCTTACTGATTGTTTATTATGACTGCAGGTTGTCATATACTCCCCTGCTCGGAGCGCAACACAGCAAGGTGCTGGAAAAGTTGGAAAGTGGAAAATCAACTTCCTTTCCACTCAAAAGTAGGTCATTTGATTTTATCTTATTCTTGGCTATATGTTGTTCAAAATTATGTGTTGCGTTCCAATCTGTTTAGTTCTGATCATTCGGGAAGGGTGGGATTTGATGAATGATGGTTAAGTGTAGTGAGTTTTTTTGATATGGGCAAGGACAATTAGATGATGAAATGAGGTTGTGGGTTGACATACAGATCAGAACCATGGAAATGAGGAAAACTATCTCTGCGGCAAATCATTTTCACTGACAGTTAGATGATGAAAATGAGTTTGTGGGTGAATGACATACAGATTGGATTTCCACTAGAAAGGATGGTTTAGAGAATAATTAGTGAGTCAAACAGTGCAAATTTGTTTCCATTTATTAAATATGCTACTAAGTCTAGGTAGCCAAAGAGCTAAACGTGCCCATAATTCTcccaaaatatattttctttgtttaagAATGGATTTCCAAGAAACAAATTCATATTTGTAGGAGCTAGGCTTAAACATAGCCTAAATTTGACAATGTCTTTGTTgcaatgtttttttttgctaGATGGGAGAATCCTTTAATGGGATGGACGTCCACTGGAGACCCATATGCCAATGTTGGTGAGTCAGCACTGACTTTCGATAGTGAAGAAGCTGCAAAAGCCTTTGCTGAGAGACATGGATGGCAATATGAGGTATGTTTCATCCATCAACATTTGTATATCTGTCTATATTGATCCATTTCCAGTCCTTATTTCCAAATTGAAAGCAAATTGTTCTCCTTTCAATTGTTTGCTAATCCTCTTTTATTCTGTTGAGCCGCAATATATAGATTTTTTTGTTCGCTTTGTCAAGAAAAACACAATTACCTAGTGAGAACCCATATTTTGATGCTTCTTTGCCAGCTACTATTTAAATTCAGTCAATGTCACAAATGCcaattttttaattgacttgTTTCAGATTCCATGGGTCGATGTTCTTTTTAGGAAGAGAATTTAAAACTTTCTTTTCTTATTTGCTTATTTTCGATGGGTCCTTCTTGCAACATATATCATACTACTTTGTATTGTTGGTATTTGTTGCCAGTCGTACTTTCTCCCCCTTTCTATCTCATTGTCAATCTAATTGCACTTCGCCACTTCCATTAGACATTTTGTCTTGCTTGAAGTTATCTATATCATTTTCTTTGTTGGCTTTTTTATTGAGCTAAAGTAGTTGAAGTTGTCTTATGTCTTTCCACTTAACTATGTGCTGTGTTTCATACATTCTATTTCATATTGAGATCTATACTCACTGTGGCAAGAAAGTCATTTATTAAATCAGGATTAATCCTTGAACATTGTCAGTTTATCATCTTGTCTTTATGTTATAATTTAGTTGTTTACATAAAGGGCCAGTATTAGAATATTGGAATCTTTCACTcccaaaattctaacataaccTTTTGGGCTCTGCTTGGATTGCTGAATACGACGTAGATCAAGTCAGCGTAACTACCACACTTGTGGAACTTTTCTTAGTAGTTTTCTAACCCTCAAGATGTTATCTTCCTTTTCTTTAATGATAAAACTTTCAGAGGTTACAATATGAATTTCTTAGAAAAATCTAGTAACAAATAGTATATTTTACATTTAGCCATCGAATATCATAGGAGACCATGAGATATCCCTTGAACCGGCATACAACGTGGTTTTTATGCACCGTTACAATGTGGCTAGTACAGATTTAGTagttttaaaaacccttacaacTCGGCCGATACGATACGCTAAAACCTTGTTCTGACTCTGATTCTTAGTATAGTCCAACTAAGCAGTTTTGGTTGCAACTGTGATAACGGTCACTGTGATATAAATAATGTAATGATGAGGTTGATGTGGTTGTCATGCCACCAAATATCATAAGAGACCATGATGTATCCCTTGAACTTTGTACACCTTTTTAATGTGGCTGGTGTAAATTCGGTAGATTTAACTCCTTTACAAATCTGCCAATACTATATGATGCAACCTTGTTTTGACACTATAATTCTTAGTATCTAGCTCGTGGCTAATTGGTTTTGAATAGCATGAAGATAAATCTTGCATTCTTATGGATCGATGTTTGGATATCTTAATTAGTATTTGTATCCAAGACCCATCTAGTCTTTGACTCTATGTGGAAAATTTACCATTCTCATGTTGGTGATACTTAATAAATGGAGTTGACCTATGTGTTCACTAGCTGGAGCTCTTACTGGTTACTTGAGCTTCCTGTTGTAATGCCTGGCTATTTACTTTCCTTCTGTATTTATGGATTTTGATTTCAAGAAGGATCTTCATCCAAGGTTACATCCTAAACAGAAATTGAATGGatcattttctaattttatatattgttagtTTTATAGACAGTTTGTCAGGTTGTTTAATGTGTAGTATAAAATTGAATggatcatttttaaattttaatattctcCTCCTTCTTTCGCTAGCCTCCTTTTCATTTCTCTCTTTATCTCTGCTTGCCGTTGTGTAACTCTGGGTGATACGTCTATGCAGGTAAAGAAGCGTCACACTCCACTTCTCAAGGTGAGATTTCTTTCTTCAATTGCATTATTAATTTTGAGGAACTGCTCTCTTTCTAAAGCTTGTTTTTGTTGAATTCGGATCGTCTACACTAAGTTATGTAATTAGTGAGAATTATACACACAATAAGGAATTAAACTGAAATGGAAAAcaaaatattccacttaaatATCAGATTCTGAATACGTGGTGTAGGGGATGTTACATCCATACTCGTTTGGCATCTGATGTTGGTCAattttttcctttgtttggaTGAGAAATGGTTAATGGAAATAATTAAAGCTAGAGGATGAGGAAATATACTAGTACAATTCTATGGCTATATTCTTTTTATCTAATCTGATCGTATTAAGATTCGGTTTGATCTAATCTAATTTGAATGTTTTGTGAAATTATCATATATGTAAAGAGTGTATGGATCAAGGTTTGATCTGATCTTGTATGATCCAAATGTTCCTGATCTGGTTTGAATGAATAATGTGTTGTTTTCTTGTTATTTCCTGATGTGGActttatatatactttatttcaataaaaaaataattcatcaCAATGTTTTATCGGTTATCACTTACAATGTAAGGTTGCACACATCCGACCCCCTAAAACTTCTACTTAGGAGGGACCAGTTAATGACATTAAGTTAATTGAATGTTGTTGGTGTTGAAATACTTAAAGGTTATTGCGTATTGACACATGCTTGTGTTGTGCACCCATGATGCAGCCGAAGGCATACGCAGATAATTTCAAGTGGAAGGGTCCTCCCAAGGAGGCAAACACTGCTTAATCCATTGCTTTTCAACTTTTGAGGATGTAAAACTCCATTATAAGCTCTATTTCCTTGCTTGTTTAGCTGTACATTTTTCTTTTGTCCGATAATAATCCAAATGCGCTCATTGTTATGTGCTTGCGTGCTGCAGCAAAACAACATCGGCCTTTCTCTAGTTTTGTTCCTTTAAACTTCTTAGATTCTTCGAGAGCTTTTTCTTGTACCGTAtatcttatttcttattttataaaacatcTGTTTAACTCGTGTTTTTTACGACTGTTGGGTTCGAGATTATATGCTTCGTTTCCTCGGTTCTTTATTTTCGCCCGACATTGTTTCTATTGCGCCCATTGGTATGTGCTGCTGCAGAACAAGGCGACTTCTCTAAAGTTCTGGTCATTTATAAGCCTTTTAGTATTTCAGAGATTCTTATTGCACCGATCTATATTAATTCGAAGTTTCGAGTTCTTTGACAGTCTTGACATATCGATCAATACATACTATGCAACAAAAAATAGTATACTCTCTTCAgtctttaaatttaatatactatatatagaaATACTTACTTGAAATTGCCTTAAATAGCAAATGTAAAgggaagaaataaattaattaagaattttgaaagtgattcacttgtaaaaactgaaatttaaaaggaaaaaaaaaatgctaattttgttttgttagaTATTTAGAGTTTTCATAATACTTTTCCAAGGAGATTATTGATGTTTATTTACTATCGTTTTCTTAATGTATTTTTGATAATAAAATTGAACTTCCTTTGTAATGATTGTGTTCAGGACTTATGGCATTCAAgatgaataatttttaaaacagGCCTTAAAAAACAAGACTTAATACAATTATATCAATTAAATTATGGACAAAAATACTTCTTCAATGTCCAATACcgtaaaaacacaaattattatGAGAGACGGTCTGTCTAAAAGACATATtagatatataaattaaatagaccaattaatgtaaattaaagagaaaatataaatgttacatttttattttgaggtcgtctccTTAAAAGATGGTCTTTCATAAGAGTAGCtgttgtaaaaaaaaaagcaacaacAGTTGAAGAAAGACCGGATAAAATAACCAATCCCCCATTTTTATGtggattattattatctttttttataataGATGACAATTGTCCATTTATACTTTAACTACTCATTGTGTGAGAGACCATGAAACAACTTCAAAATAGAAAAGTTTATccacaaagaaaaatgaaacagGGAAAGAAATTCATACCATGCTTTTTTCCATTGTAAAACATTTTAAGACATATTTCTTACTACATCTTTATATTTTATCAACATattccttttaattttattcatatatcTACATATGCAATATTGTCCCATATAAGATCCTCTACTTAAGATCTCCAAACAAAGCAAATACttctaagaaaaaaaaagcaacaatattatcttttttttttttcaaaaaattaaaattaataagagTACCTATTTATGCTAAGTGGTGCCATTATGGTTAAAAACAAAAGCCCCACATTACATTAAAAACAAGTGATGAAGACCAAAAAAACACCACTAATTATATCAAGTTTAGTACTTTTACCTTCTTAACTATATATAATCCCAttaatactactactactactaaagATTATAGAACTTACATTTACCCTACATGCATCATTCACCCATCCATGTACCCAAAACCCAACCGACCCGACCAATCATCGACCATCATTTTCTTACACCGACCAATTATCGTCGACCATGACCAATTATAAACTACCATATTCATCCGTAATCGGTCAGATTTATATCTAGACCACTACTAATATCAACCAGTTATCGACCACCTAGATTGTTGGTCGGggtttttttgattgatttttgacTTCTAAATTTTAGAACCAGATGGTGAGATTTCTCTAGTATGAAACCTCCATGAAAAAAGATAATCTTTAGACAAACAAGCTAATTTCATCACCTCACTAAATGCATTCACAGAATTCTTCTTCCCATCACTCTCCCACTCTATCCTTACCCAACACGAAAACCCGTTACTCGAAACGGGTAATCCAGATTCTAACCCATTAAGCATAACCTCCCCACTAATCCTTCCTCCACTTGAAAACATGGAGTCCAACCATGAGCATTCGGGTTGCCCGATTAGCTCCTTATAAGCTGAATTCACCATCCtaactttattttttctatCGGATATGACTGCTGGTAATGCCTCAGCTTCTGCAGCAATCTCAACTTCTTGGGGCGATTTTATCAGAATCTGGGCCTCAGGATCTTCACTGAATTTCCCTACAATACATATACTGGACCCGACGGGTCTAACGGGTCTTGGTGATATCACGCCCGTTTTACTCGGTCCATGCAATGATACCTGTTCatagaataaataaaatcatgtaaataacggattaaaattaaaattttgtatgaACTTGTTCATACTGTCGCTTAAAATTATATCGAGTTATTTAATGTAGTTccatatacttttatatttaaaaaacgTACATAATCTCAAGTCTCAACACAGTAGAGGGTAAAttagt
This genomic window contains:
- the LOC130810555 gene encoding NADH dehydrogenase [ubiquinone] iron-sulfur protein 4, mitochondrial; this encodes MATFLQKTGLRLTHLRRSAVLSTRSFSSEADSLVEVRPGEIGIVSGIPDEHLSRRVVIYSPARSATQQGAGKVGKWKINFLSTQKWENPLMGWTSTGDPYANVGESALTFDSEEAAKAFAERHGWQYEVKKRHTPLLKPKAYADNFKWKGPPKEANTA